DNA sequence from the Paenibacillus azoreducens genome:
GATCGGGCGCATCGTTTTCTACGATTTCGAGCGCGATTTTTCCATTGGCTGCCTGGTATGTCGTATAACCCTCGCTGCTGAATACTTCCATTAATAATATCCGTATTCCGTTCTGGTCATCGACAATCAAAACCTTCTTCTTATCCACTTAAGCAAACCTCCCCACATCAGCCTGACCCTGCCTATTCTAAATCCGCACTTCATGCTAAATAACACATACATATCCAGTTTATGTTATTCGCCCTCTAGTTACGAATTCCTGCTGCTGCATAAAAATGAAAAAAGGACCCGGAAAAGGCCCTTTTTTTAAGAATATAGAATATCTATAAGTTTTTAGGGTCCCCGCAAAGTATTTGGAATAAGCATCAAAGCATAAGCTCCACTCCGTACTTTTGCTCCGCAAAAGCGCCCCTCTTTGAGAGGCGCCCTCACTTCTTTCCGATACTCTTTGTGGGGTTATTTCACAAATGGCGAATTATATCGTTTTATGCGCAATCGATGCTTTGACGAATTCGCGGAACAACGGTTGCGGACGGTTTGGACGGGAAGTGAATTCCGGATGGAATTGCACGGCCAGGAACCAAGGATGGTCCGGAAGCTCCACGATCTCAACCAGGCGGCCGTCCGGGGAGGTACCGGAAATGCGCAGACCCGCTTTCTCAATCGCTTCACGGTATTGGTTGTTGAACTCGTACCGATGACGGTGTCTTTCGTACACAAGCTCGTCATTGTAGCATTTCATTGCCAGCGAGCCTTCAACCAGCTTGCATGGATACAGGCCGAGGCGCATCGTGCCGCCAAGATCTTCGATATCCTTTTGCTCAGGCAGCAGGTCGATAACCGGATACGGAGTAGCCGGGTTGATCTCCGAGCTGTTGGCGTCGTCCATACCCAAGACGGAACGGGCATATTCGATGACCGAAACCTGCATGCCAAGGCAAATGCCGAAGAACGGAATTTGCTTCTCGCGCGCATAACGAATGGCGGAAACCTTGCCTTCGATGCCGCGGTCCCCGAATCCGCCCGGAACGAGAATGCCGCCTACTCCGCCCAGCAGCTCGTTGACGTTTGCATCGGTAACTTCCTCTGCATTGACCCAGCGGACTTTCACATCTGCGTTAGCTTCAAATCCGGCATGGGAAAGCGACTCAACCACACTCAAATAAGCATCATGAAGTGCGACGTATTTGCCGACAATGGCAATCTCCACCGTTTTTTCAAGTTTGCTGATCCGGTCTACTAAGCTTTCCCATTCGGTCATATCCGGTTTTGGCGTCGTCAGCTTCAGGTAGTTTACAACGATTTCATCCAGACCTTCGTCGCGCAGGTTCAGCGGAACCTCATACAAGGTCGAGGCGTCGCGGCATTCTACAACCGCATTTTCATCGATATCGCAGAAGAGGGCGATTTTGGCCTTCATGTCGGCCGACAATTCATGCTCCGTACGGCATACGATCACGTTCGGCTGAATGCCGATGCTGCGCAGTTCCTTTACGCTGTGTTGGGTGGGTTTTGTTTTCACTTCACCCGCAGCTTTAATGTAAGGAATCAGCGTCACATGGATGTACATCACATTTTCCCGGCCGATTTCGCTTTTGATTTGACGAATGGCTTCGAGGAAAGGCAAGCTTTCGATATCGCCTACCGTACCGCCGATTTCGGTAATGACCACATCGGATCCCGCTTCGCGGCCCGCACGGAATACACGCTCTTTGATTTCATTGGTAATATGAGGAATAACCTGTACAGTGCCGCCCAAATATTCGCCGCGGCGTTCCTTGCTGATCACTGAAGAATATACTTTACCAGTGGTGACATTGCTGTTCTTGGACAGGTTGATGTCAATAAAGCGCTCATAGTGCCCCAAATCGAGGTCTGTCTCGGCCCCATCATCTGTCACGAATACTTCGCCATGCTGATAAGGACTCATGGTACCCGGATCCACGTTCAAATAAGGATCGAATTTCTGGATCGTTACCTTCAATCCCCTGTTTTTCAGCAGCCTGCCCAATGAAGCAGCAGTGATCCCTTTACCCAGGGAAGACACAACCCCGCCCGTCACAAAAATATACTTTGTCACAATAAAAACCCTCCTATTTAAAGTCCAGTAAAATCAGGCGACATATGATGTTTAGCGTAACCCTTTTTCATGAATTCCACCCGAAAAACAGGCCGCGCCGGTTCTATTGCATTTACCCCCGCTTGAACAACAATGCGCCATTTGAAATCAAATGGCACAAGTCGTAATCCGGCATCTATATAGAGTGAACTTTTGACGTGCGAGTCCATTCTACAGAAACAAAACAGTCCAATCACGGAAACTGTTTTGCATCAAAAAACAAAAAAAGTGACACCCGCGCAAAGACGGGGCACTTTTTATTATTTTACGCATATTTAAATCTCAATCATAAGCCCAAGCAATAGTTTACCCGTTGCCTCCCCCTCTGTCAAGAGAGAATGGCAAACCGATTAATATTTATTATCATCGTCATCGGTATCGTCTTCGGATTCCTCATCTTCATCGAGATCTTCGTCTTCATCAAGCTCTTCATCTTCGATGATGCCGTCCTCTTCGATATCCTCTTCGGAATCGTCGTCGGAATAAATATCGTCATGGTCATCGTCAAGACGGTCGAAATCTTCGTCGCTGTCATCCACATTGAAGCTATCGTCTTCATCCGTGAACTCGTCGTCTTCATCCTCGTCATCGTCATCATTGATGATGCGCGGACGCTTGGAGCTTGCAATCGGATCTTCGGAGCGGTCGATCGGATACCAGCGTTTCAATCCCCAGAGATTCGTTCCTACGCAAGCAAAACGGCCATCGATATTAATTTCTGTATATAGCTGCGCAACGGTTTCTTTCATTTCTTCTTCCGTCAAGCCGCGAAGCTTGGCAACCTCTTTCATCAGGTCAAGATAATAAAATGGCGTATTCGCTGCCTTCAGTACGGCAAAAGCCAAATCCACCAATGGCATTTCCCTGATCTTTTCAGGGTCCAGCTTTAATTGGAGTGAATTACTCACTAACGGACACTTCCTCTCACGCAATGTTCACTTATACGGAAATCTTGAAGTTGTTAAGCCCGTATAACAACCTACTTAGGCGCGATCAAAAAAATAGTGAATCAGATTTACACGGAAAATGCTTGAGGCAAATCAAATGGTCTATTATTTTTTTGATCGCGCCTTAATAACAACATATCCATTATCAAAACTAAGTAAAACCTATTTGGAACTAAATTGCAAGTTTTTATCCGCAAACAAAAGGCAGGCCTTAAGGCAGCGAAATAACCCCACAAAGTGGAGCCTATGCTTCGATGCTTATTCCAAATACTTTGCGGGGGCTCAAAAAAATATAAATCTCGAAAAGGGCAGGGTTCCCCCCCTGCCCTCTGACTGTATCCACCCGGACATGGCTTCCCCTGCCGGGAATTTCGGAAGAGTCGCCTTTCGTCTCTTCCATTTATCTTATGTCCCCAAGTGTTTTTTGCCATTCAGGGCGAGGCCTATTTCCGTAAAAACGCTTGACGCACCCGCTTAGCTTAATGGCGAATGCACCCTGTACCACTGAAAAATTTATTCAATCAATATGCTTTTATAAGGGCAAGTTCCCACTCGAAGCGACACCTCTTCACATACAATGCTAAAGCAGGGTTCATTATGAGGGGGACTGCCCAATATGGACTACACCGGATTCATACAAATGCTGCTTGAAGACATGGAGAGTCCCGCACCATCCGGAGCTAAACGCATACTCACTTTTACAGATCCCCGGGACTACAACGCATTCCAACAAACGTGGCAGGAGCTTAAAGCCCTTCATCCCGAATGGCCAGACATCCCATCATCCCATGTGCTCAAATCGATCATCACGCCTCTGTCCGGCAGCGGAAAACATCTGAATCCTTATAAAAATGACATTCTAATCGAGGAAGACAGCCTGGTTCAGGTCCATACATTGGCGAACAGATCCAATCAGGGCCCGGGCATTCCCTATGGCGTCAAACAAATCCAAGCTCCGAAAGCTTGGTCCACCTCCACAGGATACCGGATTAAAATCGGTGTTATCGATACCGGTGCCGACTATTATCACCCGGATCTCCGCCAATCCTTGGCCAAAGGCATCAATCTGCTGAACCGGCATATGTTACCATTTGATGACAATGGTCATGGTACACATATTGCAGGCACCATCGCGGCTGCCAACGGCACGGAAGGCATGATCGGCGTCGCACCTCGGGCCACCATTTATCCAGTCAAGGCATTTGACCATAACGGCTCGGCATACGTGTCCGATATCATCCAAGGTATCGACTGGTGTATTCGGAGCCGCATGCATCTCATCAATATGAGCTTCGGGATGAAAACACGCAGCAAGGCTCTGCTGGATATCGTAAATAAAGCCTATATATCCGGCATATCGATCATCGCTTCCTCCGGCAATGACGGAAAGCGGCGCAACATCGACTATCCCGCCAAATATCCCCAAACCATCTCGGTGGGGGCAACGGACAGGAATCGGCGTATCGCCAGCTTCAGTAACCGAGGTGAGTATATTGATATTTATGCGCCCGGAGATAAAATTATTTCTTCATGGACTCACGGGAAATACCATGAGATGAGCGGGACCTCCATGGCCACTTCTCATGTGAGCGGCGCGATTGCCCTTTTACTGGCGCAAAATCCCGATCTGCAGCCGGCGGAAATCAAGGCATTGCTTCAGCAAACGGCCACTCCCTTGAGAAACAAAAGGGGACAACGGCGGTCAGGCGATGGCCTTGAAGTCAATGCGCTCAAACTGCTGAAGGAAGGTATGAAAAGAAAATCGTCCAAACCATAGAATGAAAATAAATGCCCATCTTACTTGGAACACCGTTTTAGCCGACAACCAAAAGAAAGCTCTATCGCTGCAAGTGCGGCATAGATGTCTTATAGTTTAGCAAAGAAGGCTGTCATTGGCCCGTTAACCGGGCCAATGACAGCCTTCCCTTATTGATGATCACCAAACTCGCAAATACCAAGCAGAGACCGGCAATATTCACCTGCACAAGCCTGATTATAACGAAAATACCAGCGCGGCGGCCTCCATGAATTTCCTATATGGAATTCAAGCTGGGCAGATTATTTGCCGCTTGCCGCCGGATCGTAAATCAGGCACCGCAGCGTTTTTTCAGGATAACGCAGCTCTACGGTATAGGAACTTCCGTCCTTCAGTTCGATGGATACGGCAACAACGCCGCGCTTATCATAGACCTGATCCTGAATGATTGTCGATTTTTGAATGGCGCGCGTCTCCCCCTGTTTTTTGAGGACAACGTTTTTTGCCGCTTCAATCCAGCTTGGATCCTGTCTGATCTGCTTATTCATTTCAGATGTGATCGGCGTTTTTTTATATGCCGAATTAAAAATCGTGGTGTCGATCACTGTCCCGCTCAAAGCATCGATCATGACATCATACATCATATAAGCACTTCCGTTTGCATCCAGCGTAAGGGCTCTATAAGGCTGAAAATGGACGAGCCACTCTCCCTTTTGTTCCGGCCCAAATTTATTAAATGCCGCACTCGCTTTCATTTTGGATATATCGGCATCAAACAGCTTGCTCACACTTTCGCGGGCCTTAGCCATTGCTTCTTCTTTTCCTATATCTTTCGCATCCGGCTGCTGATTTTGATACCGTTTGGACAAAGCGAAGTTAACCCGATAGTTCCAGTCAATATGTTGCAGCAGTTCCTCATCTGTCAGCTCGCGGTCAGGATAAATCCAAATATCCTTGCTCATGTCAAAGTAAAAGCTCGAAATGCCTGGTTTAAGAGGCAGCTTGTTTTGGGGGCGGACGCCGTCATAGACATATCGATCTTCCAACGCCTGCCGCCGTTTGCTCTCTTGGGCGCTCATTTGCCGATTCGCTTTTAGGAATTCATTCTTGCTGTTGTCGACATAATTGTATATTTGCTGCATCTCTTCAGCCGTCATCGTTCGTTCCAGCTCATCTTTCACGGTCGAGACCGGAACTTTCTCTTCTACATTCAACACCGGAACATTGCTGCTTGCGAGTGTGATTGCCGACTTCTCTTGCGTTGCCGACGCTACAAACGACTGTGGAGCATGGGGGTTGGTTTGCGTTAACGTTGCAATATTCGGAACCGCATATGCGTTGAATGCAAGCAAGCCGCCAGAAACCGCGCAAAAGGCAAGCGCCGTCAATATATTTTTTGTCTTGTTTTTCATCTGCATAACCTCCATTTATAGACCAGGCCCGGCCAATCCATACTTTAAACCAAGGATGTTATCGAATAAGGCCTTCGTTGTTATGGAGTTGTAAAAAGATGCGGATACAGGTCCCCTCATTTTCCCGGGATTCGAGAGATAATGCCGCCTGATGCGCCTCCGCTATTTGTTTGCAGATCGATAATCCCAAACCGGCTCCCCCATATTCCCGCGAGCGGGCTTTATCCGCCCGATAAAAAGGTTCAAATGCCCGCTGAGATTGCCTTTCGCTCATTCCCTTGCCGAAATCCCGAACTTCCAGCACCGCAGCTGAATGTTCCTCATAAGCCGACAAATGGATTTCGGAACCTTCCGCCGAAGCGTGGATGGCATTGTCGATGCAATTGATCAGAAACGACGCAAGCAGATCCGGATCTCCCCATACGCTGTCTATGGAATTATGAAGGATAAGCTTCATGCCGGCTTGCTCCAGATTTTCCCGTTCCATCTGCTGGACAGATTGAAACAGCTCATCAACTGATAAACGGTTGCGTTCCACCGACTGATGGCGTAAAACGGACAGGTCCAACAGCTTGAAGACCAAATTTTTCAAACGAAGCGTCTCGCTCCAAATATAACCGCTTGCCGTGATCCGTTCCTCCTCGTTAATATGGGCAGAATTCAAATACTGCGCAAAACCCTGCATGCTTGTCAATGGGGTGCGCAATTCATGGGCCAGATTATCAACGATACGCTGTTTTTCCTCCGCCATGTCGGAAAGCTCGGTGACGTGCTGCTCAACGGCCTCCGCCATCTGATTGAAATTTTGCGCAAGTTCCCCGAACTCGTCATTCTTTTTTAATGCCACGCGTTCGTTGTAATTCCCGCCGGCGATCGTTTGGGTCGTCTTGGACAACAACCGCAAAGGTTTGGTTAATTGGCGGATCAGGACATATAACAAGAAGGCAAGAATCGGACCGGCAATGACATTGACGTAAACAAAATAACGATTCAATTCCTTTTGACTTGTATACAGTTCTTCAATATTCCGTTTATACACCAGCTTCAACTCTTGATACGGAGCAGGCAGCTCTCCTGAGGTTACAATTTCATGAACATTTTGTTCTTCCGTATGCGTTTGAGCTAAGCCTTGCTGCTTCTTGGCCGTTAAAGCCCCATCGTACACAAGCTGTTCCCGATCCCACAATTGCAGGGAAATGTTTTGCTTCAGATAATACTCTGCATAGGAGCGCGCCACATCAAACAATACGTCGTCACTCATGGTCATGCCCCGCGATTTGATCGAGTTTAAGTTCTCATAGATGTTGTTGGCGATTAATGCCTGCTCATTGGAAGATCTCTGCATCTCCCTTTCCATATTCAGCTGCCAGCTTTTATGCATAATCATAATAACGCTGACATCGAGTGCCACAATAAACAAAATCAGCACGACCAACAATGTTTTCTGCCAAAATCTCATCGTTCACCCGGCACTTCCAGACGGTATCCAAGTTTGAAAACGGTCTTTATCCGCTCTTCCCATCCCAACTTTTTGCGCAGCTGCCGGATATGCACGTCGACCGTGCGTGTCTCCCCTTCATAATCATACCCCCAGGCCAGCTCCAGCAGTTTTTCCCTGGATAACGCAATATTCCGGTTTTGGACCAAAACTTCGAGCAGTTCAAATTCCCTTGCGGTCAATTCCACGGCACTTCCAAGTTTATATACCTGCCGCTCCAATGGCCTGAACTCGACATCATCGATAATCAATGCGGATTGCTCTTTGGTACTCCGGCGCAGCACCACATTGATCCGGGCCAGCATCTCTAAAATTTCAAAAGGTTTGATAATATAATCATCTGCGCCCAGCTCGAAACCGGTAATGCGGTCAGCCAAAGAGTCTTTAGCCGTAATAAATATAACCGGAATATTCAGGCTTCGAATTTGCCTCATCAGTTCAAAGCCGTCCAATCCAGGCAGCATCACGTCCAATAAAATCAGATCAATATTCTCCCGTTCCAAAATAGACGGCACTTCCGTTCCGCTGAAAGCCTTAAAAAACCGATGTCCAACCAGCCTCAAATTCATCGTTATCAGATCATTGATCGGTTTTTCATCTTCAACTACCAATATGGTCGCCATGTTCCGATCCCCTTTCCCCTGTGTCTCCGAACATATTCAGACGGGCGTATTTGGTCGTTATTCTACAATAAACGGTTGTTTCCTCTATAATTCAACAAAATGATGTTTCTTTGTCCATAAGAAAAACGTCTATCGACGTACTTTCTAGGAAGACAGACCGCATTTAGCGGATGTTTTTCTTGCGATTATAGGATTTCTTAAGCTCCGCTTAAAATTTATAAATTCTATAATCTTCAAAAAAACACCCCTAACCGCCTGCGTTGGAAATCCACAAAGGTTTCCAATTCCTGAGGGGAAGGGGTGATTGTGTCAATCAAGCCTCACATCTAAAGGCCGATTGATCCGCTCAGCAGCTCGCTACATTTGTTCCGGCGCGCTTACGCCCACAAGTCTGAGCATATTGGCAATGACCGTACGCACGGCGCCAAGGAGGGCAAAACGTGCCTGCGTTTGCGCAGCATCTTCCGTAATGACGCGCTGCGCTCTATAGTAGCTGTGGAACAGCGACGCAAGGTCATAAACGTAACGGATCATGCGATGAGGCGCATAGTTGGCCGCAGCCACGGCAATCTCCTCCGGAAGCTCGCCGATTTTGCGGAGCAGGTCATATTCATGTTCGGTATTCAGCAAGCTCAAATCAATTTCGGACAGCGGCAACAGCGTAATTCCCTGCTCCTCTGCCTGGCGGTAAATACTGCAGATACGGGCGTGGGCATATTGCACGTAGTAGACCGGGTTTTCATTGGAAGTGGAAACCGCCAAATCCATATCAAAGTCCAAATGCGAATCCATGCTGCGCATCGTAAAGAAGTAACGGATCGCATCAACGCCCACCTCTTCCATCAGGTCTTCCATCGTTACGGCTTTGCCTGTTCGTTTGGACATTTTCACCTTTTCCCCGTTCTGGAACAGGCTCACCATTTGGGCGATCAATACGATCAACTTCTCCGGATCATAACCGATCGCTTCCATAGCCGCTTTCATCCGCGGGATATATCCATGGTGGTCGGCGCCCCAAATGTTGATCACGCGGTCATAACCGCGCTCATACTTATTGCGGTGATACGCAATATCCGGCGTCAGATACGTGTAAGTTCCATCATTTTTCACCAGCACGCGGTCTTTGTCATCGCCGTATTCGGTGGTGCGCAGCCAAGTGGCTCCCTCCTGCTCGTACACTTGCCCTTTGGCTTTCAGCTCATTCAGAGACTCTTCAACCAAACCGTTCTGATACAGCGAAGTTTCGCTAAACCACTCGTCAAAGTGAACTCTGAACCGGTTCAGATCGCGCTTGATTTTGTTCAATTCCTTTTCAAGTCCGTACTGGCGTAAAAATGCGGTCCGCTCTCCCGGCTCCATCTGCAGCAGAGAGTCGCCTTTTTCGGCCACCAGCTCTTTGGCAAAACCTTTGATATCTTCCCCATGATATCCGTCTTCAGGCATTTCAGCATTTTGGCCAAGCTCCTGCAGGTAACGGGCTTCAATCGACTTGCACAGGTTCTCCACCTGATTGCCGGCATCGTTAATGTAATATTCCCGCGTCACTTCGTATCCGGCAAAATCAAGCACATTACACAGCGCATCCCCTACGGCCGCCCCGCGCGCATGGCCCAAATGCAGGCTTCCCGTCGGGTTGGCGCTGACGAATTCCACCTGCACTTTTTGGCCATTGCCGAGATTGGTACGGCCGTAATTTTCACCCTGCTCATTCACCTGCTGAATGATCGGATACAAGTAGCTTTTGTTCAACGTGAAGTTGATAAAACCCGGACCGGCAATGTCGGCTTTTTCAATGGAAGCCTTGCTCATGTCAAAATGCTCCAAGATCGCTTCAGCGATCTGGCGCGGATTTTTCTTCGCGATACGGGTCAACTGCATGGCGGCATTCGTGGCCAAATCCCCGTGAGACTTGTCCTTTGGCACTTCCAGCGCAAATACCGGCAGCTCTTCGCGGCTTGCGATCCCCGCAGCAACCACTGCGTCGGCAAGCGCTTCGGTCACCAGCTGATTAATATGTTCTAATGGATTGGTTGTCATTGAGTGTCCTCCTGTATATGCAAACTAATATTAAAATGTCCCGTGCATTCTTCATGGACGTACAGATCATAAGCCCAGCGGATCGTTCCTGCGGTACCGTTCAGGCGGATCTCCAGCAGGCTTGTCTGCGTCGAAAGATTAAACGAGGTATAGGGTGAACGATAAAAGCCCGGAAGCCTTTGCCCTTCCTGAAAGGACTGTTCCGATTCCACCGCACCGTGACGGATCATCTTCAGGCTGTCCGAGGTAATTTTCAGCAGCGTACGAATCTTTTGTCCTTGCAAATCCGTTTCCGGCTCCTCATATTTCAGATAGAGCGCACCGCCGCGCTCGAACACCTCGGCTTCCGTCTTCTGCACCACATCCTCGCCTTCATGGCGGCTTTGAAGCTGAATGCGGGCTTTTTTGGCATCCTGCATAAGTATACGGCTCCATTCTGTTTCTTTCCTATTGTAATACTATATCCAGTTCAGTGTCTCAATTCAACAGGAAGAGATATATTGAAAATAACGCTGCCGCCCCTTTCCCTTCTGCTATTATACAGCTTTCCACCTGCTGTTTTCATATTCTTTCGCCCCAAGCGGCCGTTGTATATCCAAATTGCGGGAAAGAATTTTTTAAAAAAAGGAAACCGGGACCGTCATGCGAATTTTAAGGGGTATCAGGATAAAAACAAGCATTTATACCTGCATCATCTTTCATAGATACTAAGGAGGTCATGGTTTGACACTATACAAGGATAACAATCTGATCATCCGGCCCGTTCGCGAGCAGGATTTGCCTCAATTATGGGAGCTTTCGGTCAAAGAAGAAGCGCCGGAATGGAAAAAATGGGATGCCCCCTATTACGAACATAAATCCACTCCCTTCGAAACATATATGGAAAGAAAGGAACAGCTGGTCGCACAGGACGACTTTTGGGCAATCGAGGTGGACGGGCAGCTGATCGGCACCGTCAGTTATTATTGGGAACATGAGCCTTCCCATTGGCTTGAAATGGGGATCGTTATTTATCATCCTTCCTATTGGAACGGAGGTTACGGAACACGGGCGATCACGCTTTGGATTCATCATCTGTTCCAAACCCTGCCCCTGATGCGCGTCGGATACACCACGTGGTCAGGCAATTACCGGATGATCCGCCTCGGCGAAAAGCTGGGATTTACGATGGAAGCCAGACTGCGGAAATGCAGGCTGTACAACGGTGTTTACTATGATTCGATCCGTATGGGAATCCTGCGCGAAGAGTGGGAAGATTTCGTGGAAAAAAACGGGTTATCCGGGATGCTGGAACATGCGGGCAAATGAATATACTTTCTGAGATCTAAAATAACCCCACAAAGTGGAGCCTATGCTTCGATGCTTATTCCAAATACTTTGCGGGGACCCCCAAAAAAACTTATAAATTCTATACTGCTAAAAAAAAGCATCTTAAAAGGTTCCGCCAGGATCAGACTTTCGTCATCCCTGGCGTTCCTTAAAAGATGCTTTTGGCATTGCGTTATATCATTCTAAGCAACCGAAATTCCCGAATCCCTACTTTACAAAGCCGAGCAGCATTTCACGAATCAGTTTGGCTGCCACAATTTGCGTTTGCTGAGTAGGATCGTAAATCGGCGCTACTTCAACCAAGTCGCAACCGACGACATTCACCGCGGAACCGGCAATCAGGTGAACGGCTTCCAGCAGCTCTTTGGAGGTGATGCCTCCGGCTTCCGCCGTACCCGTGCCCGGGGCTGCGGATGGGTCAAGCACGTCGATATCGATCGTCACATAAACCGGACGATTGCCCATTTTCGGAAGAGCTTCCTTCAGAGGAGCCACCACCTCAAACGGATGGAAATTAATATGCTCATACCCAAACTTAAATTCCTCGCGTGAACCGGACCGAATGCCGAATTGATAGATGTTCTTCCCGCCCATCAAAGCCGCAGCTTTGCGAACCGGCGTGGAGTGCGAAAGCGGCTCGCCTTCGTATTGCTCACGCAGGTCGGCATGCGCGTCGATATGGATCAGGATCAGATCCGGATATTTGGCATGCATCTGCTCGATGATCGGCCAGGTTACCAAATGCTCGCCGCCAAGACCGATCGGGAATTTATCGTCATCCAGCAGCTTGCCGACATATTCGCGGATAATGTCAAGGCTGCGCGATGCATTGCCGAAAGGCAGCAGCAGATCGCCTGCGTCAAAATAAGTGATATCTTCAATGCTCTTGTCCAAATAAGGACTGTATTCTTCAAGGCCTACCGACGCCTGACGAATGTGGGAAGGGCCGAAACGCGAACCGGGACGGAAGCTGACCGTATAGTCCATCGGCATTCCGTAAATGACAGCTTTCGAACCTTCATAATCCTCGGAACTGAGGATAAACACATTGCCGGAATAAGCTTGATCGAGTTTCATCGTGTCTATGGCCTCCTACTTCGTCAAATCTTCCACAAATTTGGGCAGTACAAACGCCGCTTTATGGAGGCGAGGCGTGTAGTATTTCGTATCCATTTCCGGAATATCCGCTTCGTTCACTTCGAGCGGATCGTGTTTTTTACTGCCGATCGTAAAGGTCCACAGACCGCTTGGGTACGTAGGAATGTTGGCCCCGTATACACGCACGA
Encoded proteins:
- a CDS encoding GNAT family N-acetyltransferase; translation: MTLYKDNNLIIRPVREQDLPQLWELSVKEEAPEWKKWDAPYYEHKSTPFETYMERKEQLVAQDDFWAIEVDGQLIGTVSYYWEHEPSHWLEMGIVIYHPSYWNGGYGTRAITLWIHHLFQTLPLMRVGYTTWSGNYRMIRLGEKLGFTMEARLRKCRLYNGVYYDSIRMGILREEWEDFVEKNGLSGMLEHAGK
- the speB gene encoding agmatinase; its protein translation is MKLDQAYSGNVFILSSEDYEGSKAVIYGMPMDYTVSFRPGSRFGPSHIRQASVGLEEYSPYLDKSIEDITYFDAGDLLLPFGNASRSLDIIREYVGKLLDDDKFPIGLGGEHLVTWPIIEQMHAKYPDLILIHIDAHADLREQYEGEPLSHSTPVRKAAALMGGKNIYQFGIRSGSREEFKFGYEHINFHPFEVVAPLKEALPKMGNRPVYVTIDIDVLDPSAAPGTGTAEAGGITSKELLEAVHLIAGSAVNVVGCDLVEVAPIYDPTQQTQIVAAKLIREMLLGFVK